One Coffea eugenioides isolate CCC68of chromosome 2, Ceug_1.0, whole genome shotgun sequence genomic window, tgaaAAGGCAAAGCGAAAGACCGTGGAAACTAAGCGAAGAGCAGAAGTAAAAAATTTTACAGTTTTTTGGGTTTAGGTTTAGTGAATTAGGGTACCTGCCAAAGGACGACGGGGTTAGTATTGCGTTCTTCAACCTCGACGGCTTCGAGCTTTACAGAAGGCAAGGTGGTCTCGGAGGGCCGGCCAAACTTGACGACAGAGGGCTTAGTCTCCGCAGCAGAATCTGCGACAGCAACCGGGCCAGCTCCGTTAGCGGGTTCCTCCGGTTGCTTGGTTTTGGAAGCAGGAGCCGGTGGAAGAAAAGGCAGGGGGGGCAAATTCAAGAGTTTAACAAAGTTCGACAAGAAACTCAAAATTGGGTTATCATTGGGTTGGTCGTCGGAAGCTCTGGCTGCAGCATCCGCCATTTTTGCCGCTCAACAGAGGATGCGTGAGTGTGTGTGTAGTATTTTCTTGAATAAAATAGCAGGCGGAGAGCGCCCGAGTGAAGCAGAGATAGGACGGTTCTAGGAAACGCCGCTGTCAGGGAAACCTTTTTGTTTGGCGTCTCCCTAGTAGTTGTACTACTATTGAATTGGCATGCTTATTTTATTTGTGAGGATgaccttttttttaatatttaattcTTACATGATTTTAggtcagaaaaaaaaagaaaaaatgaagtaaATTTATCATCAATCATACTGTCATGTAGTAAGAGTTTTAATGAATTTTGGAAGGATTGGggattaattttgtttttttttttcgggaaAATGAAGTGGACATCTACACGACTGCAGTTGTGTGACTCACAAGCTCTTTGTCCAGATTTCCACGAATAAatctttttaattttgttttctttttagtgattacAACATCAAGTTTGAAAAATGGGACATTGGCATTTggcacctctctctctctctcgagtCTCAATACTAGCAATTCAACGGCAGAGTTTTACAAAAATTTGTTAAGAATTAGTAGACCCTATTGTATATAGATGCTGACTGGTTCCAAAGATATAAAtactgttttcttttttcttttttttttctgttcatAGTTTAATCAACAACTAGGAGGGGATCACCGCGCAAGTGTGCGGTAAACAATTTTAAAACTTACATGCCCAGTTATGCCCTGTTTATATAATGCCTGAAACGTAACTAATGATCAAGAAATGAAAAGACACATCATTGAAAAACAACA contains:
- the LOC113761229 gene encoding uncharacterized protein LOC113761229 — encoded protein: MADAAARASDDQPNDNPILSFLSNFVKLLNLPPLPFLPPAPASKTKQPEEPANGAGPVAVADSAAETKPSVVKFGRPSETTLPSVKLEAVEVEERNTNPVVLWQVYAIGGLLVLRWAWTRWNERKERKKPSDEDRPPAVE